A genome region from Sphingobium sp. WTD-1 includes the following:
- a CDS encoding UDP-2,3-diacylglucosamine diphosphatase, whose amino-acid sequence MDAITRLPFLSELEEGADDRFHIAEREGARRRYRTIWISDIHLGTRGCNATMLIDFLDSVDSDTIYLVGDIIDGWRLKKRFYWPAAHNDVLWRIMKRAKRGTRVVYIPGNHDEMFRQFTGMNFGGVEIRRKAIHETADGRKLLVLHGDEFDTIMLAHRWLAFVGDAAYTTLMRLNVVVNAVRRRMGLPYWSLSKMAKHKVKNAVSFISRFEEVVAHEAGSRGVDGVVCGHIHNAEMREIEGIQYYNDGDWVEGCTALVEHASGAMEVLHWADEIAKRGEASPALMAA is encoded by the coding sequence ATGGACGCCATCACGCGCTTGCCCTTCCTGAGCGAACTGGAAGAGGGGGCTGACGACCGCTTCCACATAGCCGAGCGGGAAGGCGCGCGTCGCCGCTATCGCACCATCTGGATTTCCGACATCCATTTGGGCACGCGCGGTTGCAACGCGACGATGCTGATCGATTTCCTGGACAGCGTCGACAGCGACACCATCTATCTGGTCGGCGACATCATCGACGGCTGGCGGCTCAAGAAGCGCTTCTACTGGCCGGCCGCGCATAATGACGTGCTGTGGCGGATCATGAAGCGGGCCAAGCGCGGTACGCGTGTCGTCTATATCCCCGGCAATCATGATGAGATGTTCCGCCAGTTTACCGGCATGAATTTCGGCGGCGTCGAAATCCGCCGCAAGGCGATCCACGAGACGGCAGACGGGCGCAAGCTGCTGGTGCTGCATGGCGACGAGTTCGACACGATCATGCTGGCCCACCGCTGGCTCGCCTTCGTGGGGGACGCGGCCTACACGACGCTGATGCGCCTGAACGTGGTGGTCAACGCCGTGCGCCGGCGCATGGGCCTGCCCTATTGGTCCTTGAGCAAGATGGCCAAGCACAAGGTCAAGAATGCCGTATCCTTCATCTCCCGCTTCGAGGAAGTGGTGGCGCATGAGGCCGGGTCGCGCGGCGTCGACGGCGTGGTGTGTGGCCATATCCACAATGCCGAGATGCGCGAGATCGAGGGCATCCAATATTATAATGATGGCGACTGGGTGGAGGGCTGCACTGCACTGGTCGAACATGCCAGCGGGGCGATGGAGGTGCTGCACTGGGCCGACGAGATCGCCAAGCGCGGCGAAGCGTCGCCGGCACTGATGGCGGCCTGA
- a CDS encoding cyclase family protein yields the protein MTRFIDLSHAIEHGMTTYKGVAAPHICDYWTREQSRANYADGSAFQMGRIDMVSNTGTYLDAPFHRFEEGDDLSMLDLDRLASLPAIVVRRPFEAMGLATDAADLDGIDVAGRAVLVHTGWDRHWRTPAYFEDHPFLTEAAAQMLVARGARLVGIDSHNIDDTRPGTGRPVHRELLGAGVLICEHMTNLGALPDAGFVFTAVPPKIVGMGTFPVRAFAQVDPA from the coding sequence ATGACCCGTTTCATCGATCTCAGCCACGCCATCGAACATGGCATGACCACCTATAAGGGCGTCGCCGCGCCGCATATCTGCGATTACTGGACCCGCGAACAGTCGCGCGCCAACTATGCCGATGGCAGCGCCTTCCAGATGGGGCGGATCGACATGGTGTCGAACACCGGCACCTATCTCGATGCGCCCTTCCACCGTTTCGAGGAGGGCGATGATCTCTCGATGCTTGATCTCGACCGGCTGGCCAGCCTGCCGGCGATTGTGGTGCGACGGCCGTTCGAGGCTATGGGCCTGGCGACCGACGCCGCCGATCTCGACGGCATCGACGTTGCCGGCCGCGCGGTGCTCGTCCATACCGGATGGGACCGGCACTGGCGCACGCCAGCCTATTTCGAGGATCATCCCTTCCTGACCGAGGCGGCGGCGCAGATGCTGGTCGCGCGCGGCGCCCGGCTGGTCGGCATCGACAGCCATAATATCGACGACACCCGCCCCGGCACAGGCCGCCCGGTCCATCGCGAGCTGCTGGGCGCGGGCGTGCTGATCTGCGAACATATGACCAATCTGGGCGCGCTGCCCGATGCCGGCTTCGTCTTCACCGCCGTGCCGCCCAAGATCGTCGGCATGGGCACATTCCCGGTACGCGCCTTTGCGCAAGTCGATCCGGCATGA
- a CDS encoding Bax inhibitor-1/YccA family protein, producing the protein MANWSDPRSDIAGFGSASAARSEAFDAGLRKYMLSVYNYMASGVLLTGVVAMLFASSGLALQILAGPGILKYVIMFAPLAFVMVMSFGINKLSTVAMQSLFWAYAAVMGLSLSSIFLVYTGTSIAQTFFATAAAFAGLSLFGYTTKKDLSGFGTFLIMGVVGLLVASLINLFLRSSMMDLVISFVGVLLFAGLTAYDTQKIKSIYSYVAGTDMMGKSVVMGALNLYLDFINMFMFLLRFMGDRR; encoded by the coding sequence ATGGCCAATTGGTCCGACCCCCGTTCCGATATCGCTGGCTTTGGCAGTGCCAGCGCCGCGCGCAGCGAGGCGTTCGATGCCGGGCTGCGCAAATATATGCTGTCGGTCTATAATTATATGGCGAGCGGCGTGCTGCTGACTGGTGTCGTCGCGATGCTGTTCGCGTCGAGCGGTCTGGCGCTCCAGATCCTCGCCGGCCCAGGCATCCTGAAATATGTCATCATGTTTGCACCGCTGGCCTTCGTCATGGTGATGAGCTTTGGCATCAACAAGCTGTCGACCGTCGCGATGCAGAGCCTGTTCTGGGCCTATGCCGCCGTGATGGGCTTGTCGCTGTCGTCGATCTTCCTGGTCTATACCGGCACGTCGATCGCGCAGACCTTTTTCGCGACCGCCGCGGCCTTCGCCGGCCTCAGCCTGTTCGGCTACACCACCAAGAAGGATCTGTCGGGCTTCGGCACGTTCCTGATCATGGGGGTCGTCGGCCTGCTGGTCGCCAGCCTGATCAACCTTTTCCTGCGTTCCAGCATGATGGACCTGGTGATCAGCTTCGTCGGCGTGCTGCTGTTCGCGGGCCTCACCGCCTATGACACGCAAAAGATCAAGAGCATCTACAGCTATGTCGCCGGCACCGACATGATGGGCAAGTCGGTGGTGATGGGGGCGCTGAACCTCTATCTCGACTTCATCAACATGTTCATGTTCCTGCTGCGCTTCATGGGCGATCGCCGCTGA
- a CDS encoding alpha/beta fold hydrolase, which produces MMTESVILLHGFGGHQVQTALLARRLRGAGYDVANIGYPSWRWPLARVIEHLHARITANTAYHATTVHCVGHSMGGLMLRAWLARHRPAHLGRVVMLGTPNGGSEIADLLYRLRLHPLILNQAGALLRTRRDAATLAALGEVDYPLGIIAGDRPMNGLLPSRIFRAPNDGKVSVAATHCPGESDHITLPVAHTAMIYTRPVADQVVHFLRRGRFTQT; this is translated from the coding sequence ATGATGACTGAATCTGTCATCCTTCTCCACGGCTTTGGCGGTCATCAGGTGCAGACCGCGCTGCTTGCCCGGCGGCTGCGCGGGGCGGGGTATGACGTCGCCAATATCGGCTATCCCAGTTGGCGCTGGCCGCTGGCTCGCGTCATCGAGCATCTTCATGCGCGTATCACCGCCAACACGGCCTATCACGCCACGACTGTCCATTGTGTCGGCCATTCGATGGGCGGTCTCATGCTGCGCGCCTGGCTCGCGCGCCATCGCCCCGCCCATCTCGGCCGTGTCGTCATGCTCGGCACGCCCAATGGCGGCAGCGAGATTGCCGATCTTCTCTACCGCCTGCGCCTCCATCCGCTGATCCTGAACCAGGCGGGTGCGCTGCTGCGCACCCGCCGCGACGCGGCCACTTTGGCGGCCTTGGGCGAGGTCGACTATCCGCTCGGCATCATCGCGGGCGACCGGCCGATGAACGGCCTGCTCCCCAGCCGCATCTTCCGCGCACCCAATGACGGCAAGGTCAGCGTCGCCGCCACCCATTGTCCGGGCGAAAGCGACCATATCACCCTGCCCGTCGCCCACACCGCGATGATCTACACCCGCCCTGTCGCCGATCAGGTCGTGCATTTCCTGCGCCGTGGGCGGTTCACGCAAACCTGA
- a CDS encoding DUF2185 domain-containing protein, which yields MRFKDRLHNLRRRLFGSWSIDDPRPIQADAPYTYFLPSAERIDALRPGDLVKLVIRSHPPGREWDAERMWVEVKNIAPDGWTGILANTPSDMPQLREGSPLIFHPFHIIDLIYDGDRQGPAEPPRRAYWDRCMVDRCVVNDGVPVYFLYREQPDMTEEGDSDPDSGWRIRGDYRDLSDEQLNTRKADYIAIGKVLNADDSWLHLIDSPIGSAWLRNFETGEYEPFEDDD from the coding sequence ATGCGCTTCAAGGATCGTCTCCATAACCTCCGTCGTCGTCTCTTCGGCTCCTGGTCGATTGACGATCCACGCCCGATTCAGGCCGACGCGCCCTATACCTATTTCCTGCCCTCGGCCGAACGGATCGACGCCCTGCGCCCCGGTGATCTGGTCAAACTGGTGATCCGCAGCCATCCGCCCGGTCGCGAATGGGATGCCGAACGCATGTGGGTGGAAGTGAAAAACATCGCGCCGGACGGCTGGACCGGCATATTGGCGAACACCCCGTCCGACATGCCGCAGCTACGTGAAGGTAGCCCGCTTATATTCCACCCCTTCCACATCATCGACCTCATATATGACGGCGACAGGCAAGGTCCGGCAGAACCGCCAAGGCGCGCCTATTGGGACCGCTGCATGGTCGACCGCTGCGTGGTCAATGATGGCGTACCGGTCTATTTTCTTTATCGCGAACAGCCCGACATGACGGAGGAAGGCGATTCCGATCCCGACAGTGGATGGCGGATCAGGGGCGATTATCGCGACCTCAGCGATGAACAGTTGAACACCCGCAAGGCCGATTATATCGCGATCGGCAAGGTGTTGAATGCGGACGATAGCTGGCTGCACCTGATCGACAGCCCGATCGGATCGGCATGGCTGCGCAACTTCGAGACCGGGGAATATGAGCCATTCGAAGATGATGACTGA
- a CDS encoding DUF1192 domain-containing protein: protein MDMDNDLPRKADDPLAQLLRQDLGPLSVAELEARIRALETEITRTRTKIESAVNHKATAEALFKR from the coding sequence ATGGACATGGACAATGATCTGCCGAGAAAGGCCGATGATCCGCTGGCCCAACTGCTCCGACAGGATCTGGGTCCCCTGTCCGTTGCGGAACTGGAAGCGCGCATCAGGGCGCTGGAAACCGAAATCACCCGCACTCGAACAAAAATTGAAAGCGCCGTTAACCATAAGGCAACTGCCGAGGCGTTATTCAAGCGATGA
- a CDS encoding NAD(P)H-quinone oxidoreductase has protein sequence MILDSFTIPSQMTAIGIPVPGGPDALVPEQRPVPVPGEDEVLIRVAAAGVNRPDVLQRQGKYPPPPGASDIPGLEVAGTIVAAGRSADMLVGQRVCALLPGGGYAEYAIAPAGQCLPVPADYDLVEAAALPETLFTVWTNLFERAYVVGGDRVLVHGGTSGIGTMAISLCRLFDIEIIVTCGSDDKCAQALEWGAAHAINYKSQDYVAEVKRITGGQGVQAVLDMVGGDYVPRNIECMAEDGRHVSIAVLGGAKTSIFLPTVMSKRLTLTGSTLRPRSSGFKSLVADEIMRTVWPFVEQGKLRPAMDQRFALADAAKAHARMDAGEHFGKIVLTV, from the coding sequence ATGATCCTCGACAGTTTCACGATTCCATCGCAGATGACGGCCATCGGCATCCCGGTGCCCGGCGGTCCCGACGCCCTGGTGCCCGAACAGCGGCCGGTGCCGGTGCCCGGCGAGGATGAGGTGCTGATCCGCGTCGCTGCCGCCGGCGTCAACCGGCCCGACGTGCTGCAGCGGCAGGGCAAATATCCGCCGCCGCCCGGCGCATCCGACATTCCCGGACTCGAGGTGGCGGGCACGATCGTCGCCGCCGGCCGGTCCGCCGACATGCTGGTCGGCCAGCGCGTCTGTGCGCTGCTGCCGGGCGGGGGCTATGCCGAATATGCGATTGCCCCGGCCGGCCAATGCCTGCCGGTGCCGGCGGACTATGACCTGGTCGAGGCGGCGGCGCTGCCCGAAACCCTGTTCACCGTGTGGACCAACCTGTTCGAGCGCGCCTATGTGGTGGGCGGCGACCGGGTGCTGGTCCATGGCGGCACCAGCGGCATCGGCACGATGGCGATCTCGCTCTGCCGCCTGTTCGACATAGAGATCATCGTCACCTGCGGCAGCGACGACAAATGCGCCCAGGCGCTCGAATGGGGCGCTGCCCATGCGATCAATTACAAGAGCCAGGACTATGTCGCTGAGGTGAAGCGCATCACCGGCGGGCAGGGGGTGCAGGCGGTGCTCGACATGGTCGGCGGTGACTATGTCCCGCGCAACATCGAATGCATGGCGGAAGATGGCCGCCATGTGTCGATCGCGGTGCTGGGCGGGGCCAAGACCAGCATCTTCCTGCCGACGGTGATGTCCAAGCGCCTGACCCTGACCGGATCGACGCTGCGGCCGCGCTCCTCGGGCTTCAAGAGCCTGGTCGCGGACGAGATCATGCGCACCGTCTGGCCGTTCGTCGAACAGGGCAAGCTGCGCCCGGCGATGGACCAGCGCTTTGCCCTTGCCGACGCGGCCAAGGCCCATGCCCGCATGGATGCCGGCGAACATTTCGGGAAGATCGTGCTGACGGTGTGA
- a CDS encoding S9 family peptidase, which produces MRHTLLAALLLGAALSPLPLAAQSAAPSPRFEGRDIFALQVATDPQISPDGKSVAYVRRQGDIMTDRQKGAIWLVDTATGAQRPLVTDASQPRWSPDGKRIAYIAADAGKPQLFVRWLDTGATVRVTTLPDGPQSVTWSPDGKSLAYIMRVPADPMKLGKAPDKPEGAEWAKPLEVIDRVDYRNDGGGYVQAGYDHIFLVPADGGPARQLSFGDYQDGGPLSWTPDGRAILFSAVRKPDWQQKIFDPEIYTLDIASGAISPLTSREGPDVAPVVSPDGSKIAYLGYDDKRLSYQNTYLYVMNRDGSRAHAITASFDRSIDRAYWAADGKSLYAQYDERGVNRLARISLDGHVTELASGLTGTAFDRPYSGGDFSVAANGTLAFTSGSALRPADLSVSSGGKSRQLTRLNEDFLGHKALGQVKELAVTAPDGRTVPAWLVTPPGYQPGTRVPLLLEIHGGPHTAYGPHFSTDDQLYAAAGYAVLYTNPRGSTSYGEEFAQLIHHKYPGDDYGDLMAAVDAAIAAGVADPDNLFVTGGSGGGVLTSWIIGKTDRFKGAATQKPVINWISEALTMDNTLFTSRYWFPNKPWEDPMGYWNRSPLSLVGNVKTPTLVVVGSEDYRTPVSEAEQYYGALQIRGVPTALVKVPGASHGGIAARPSQSAAKAAAIIAWFDRYRDKPAAAASAPAQ; this is translated from the coding sequence ATGCGACACACGCTATTGGCCGCGCTACTGCTCGGCGCCGCGCTCTCCCCTCTGCCGCTCGCGGCCCAGTCGGCCGCCCCATCGCCCAGGTTCGAGGGGCGCGACATTTTCGCGCTGCAGGTCGCCACCGATCCGCAGATCAGCCCCGACGGCAAGAGCGTCGCCTATGTCCGCCGCCAGGGCGACATCATGACCGACCGGCAGAAGGGCGCGATCTGGCTGGTCGACACCGCGACCGGCGCGCAGCGCCCGCTGGTCACCGACGCCAGCCAGCCGCGCTGGTCGCCCGATGGCAAGCGTATCGCCTATATCGCCGCCGATGCCGGCAAGCCACAATTGTTCGTGCGCTGGCTCGACACCGGCGCCACCGTGCGCGTCACCACCCTGCCCGACGGCCCGCAGTCGGTCACCTGGTCGCCCGACGGCAAGTCCCTCGCCTATATCATGCGCGTGCCCGCCGACCCGATGAAGCTGGGCAAGGCGCCCGACAAGCCGGAGGGCGCCGAATGGGCCAAGCCGCTGGAGGTGATCGACCGGGTCGATTATCGCAATGATGGCGGCGGCTATGTCCAGGCCGGCTATGACCATATCTTCCTGGTGCCGGCCGATGGCGGTCCGGCCCGGCAGCTGAGCTTTGGCGACTATCAGGATGGCGGCCCATTGAGCTGGACGCCCGATGGCCGCGCCATCCTGTTCAGCGCGGTGCGCAAGCCCGACTGGCAGCAGAAGATATTCGATCCGGAAATCTATACGCTCGACATCGCCTCGGGTGCGATCAGCCCGCTCACCAGTCGTGAAGGCCCGGATGTCGCCCCGGTCGTCTCGCCGGACGGCAGCAAGATCGCCTATCTCGGCTATGACGACAAGCGCCTGTCCTACCAAAACACCTATCTCTACGTCATGAACCGCGACGGCAGCCGCGCCCATGCGATCACCGCCAGTTTCGACCGCAGCATCGATCGCGCCTATTGGGCAGCCGACGGCAAGTCGCTCTACGCCCAATATGACGAGCGCGGCGTCAACCGCCTTGCCCGCATCAGCCTCGACGGCCATGTCACCGAGCTGGCGAGCGGCCTTACCGGCACGGCGTTCGACCGACCCTATAGCGGCGGCGATTTCAGCGTCGCGGCCAATGGCACGTTGGCCTTCACCAGCGGATCGGCGCTGCGTCCGGCCGACCTGTCGGTCAGCAGCGGCGGCAAGAGCCGCCAGCTCACCCGCCTCAACGAGGATTTCCTGGGCCACAAGGCGCTGGGACAGGTGAAGGAACTGGCCGTCACCGCGCCCGACGGCCGCACCGTGCCGGCCTGGCTCGTCACCCCGCCCGGCTATCAGCCCGGCACCCGCGTGCCGTTGCTGCTGGAAATCCATGGCGGCCCGCACACCGCCTATGGCCCGCATTTCTCGACCGACGACCAGCTTTATGCCGCCGCCGGCTATGCCGTGCTCTACACCAATCCGCGCGGATCGACCTCCTATGGCGAGGAATTCGCCCAGCTGATCCATCATAAATATCCCGGTGACGACTATGGCGACCTGATGGCCGCGGTCGATGCCGCGATCGCCGCGGGCGTGGCCGATCCGGACAATCTGTTCGTCACCGGTGGCTCGGGCGGCGGCGTGCTGACCAGCTGGATCATCGGCAAGACCGACCGGTTCAAGGGCGCCGCCACGCAGAAGCCGGTGATCAACTGGATCAGCGAAGCGCTGACCATGGACAATACCCTGTTCACCTCGCGCTACTGGTTCCCCAACAAGCCCTGGGAAGATCCGATGGGCTATTGGAACCGCTCGCCACTCAGCCTGGTTGGCAACGTCAAGACGCCGACCCTGGTGGTCGTGGGCAGCGAGGATTATCGCACCCCGGTCAGCGAGGCGGAGCAATATTATGGCGCGTTGCAGATACGGGGCGTGCCGACCGCGCTGGTGAAGGTGCCGGGCGCCAGCCATGGCGGCATCGCCGCCCGCCCGTCGCAATCGGCGGCCAAGGCGGCGGCAATCATCGCCTGGTTCGATCGCTATCGCGACAAGCCGGCGGCGGCGGCCAGCGCACCGGCCCAATGA
- a CDS encoding glutathione S-transferase family protein, which yields MADPVLLYTNPMSRGQIARWMLEEVGAPYEAVILDYAGGMKTADYRAINPMGKVPAIVHGGKVVTECAAICAYLADAFPAAGLAPATDDRADYYRWLFFAAGPVEAAVTNKAMGFVLPEGRERSAGYGSLDDTLDTLETAVTGRSWICGGTFTAADVYVGAQIDWGLTFGTIPSRPAFEAYAARLRERPAYKRQKEIDNALIVEMQKQG from the coding sequence ATGGCGGACCCGGTTCTTCTCTATACCAACCCCATGTCGCGCGGGCAGATCGCCCGCTGGATGCTGGAGGAGGTCGGCGCCCCCTATGAGGCGGTGATCTTGGATTATGCCGGCGGCATGAAGACCGCCGACTATCGCGCGATCAACCCGATGGGCAAGGTGCCGGCGATCGTCCATGGCGGCAAGGTGGTGACCGAATGCGCCGCCATCTGCGCCTATCTCGCCGACGCCTTCCCGGCCGCTGGCCTGGCGCCGGCGACCGATGACCGGGCCGATTATTATCGCTGGCTCTTCTTTGCTGCCGGTCCGGTGGAGGCCGCCGTCACCAACAAGGCGATGGGCTTCGTCCTGCCCGAGGGTCGCGAACGCAGCGCGGGCTATGGCTCGCTCGACGACACGCTCGATACGCTGGAAACGGCGGTCACCGGCCGCAGCTGGATCTGTGGCGGCACCTTCACCGCGGCGGACGTCTATGTCGGCGCGCAGATCGACTGGGGGCTCACTTTCGGCACCATCCCCAGCCGCCCGGCGTTCGAGGCCTATGCCGCCCGGCTACGCGAGCGCCCGGCCTATAAAAGGCAGAAGGAGATCGACAACGCCCTGATCGTCGAGATGCAGAAACAGGGCTGA
- the clpA gene encoding ATP-dependent Clp protease ATP-binding subunit ClpA: MPSFAAALETTLHNALTHASERKHEYATLEHLLLALIDDEHASKVMQACGVELGELADAVTQYLDTELDSLKVEGASDPSPTSGFQRVVQRAILHVQSSGKDEVTGANVLVALFSERESYAVYFLQQQDMSRLDAVSYISHGVGKGTPTPERQETKGAAEEEKKVQDGKGKKDSALEQFTVNLNEKAERGKVDPLIGRSSEVDRTIQILCRRSKNNPLYVGDPGVGKTAIAEGLARKIVEGEVPDVLKEAVIYSLDMGALLAGTRYRGDFEERLKAVVTELEKMPHAVLFIDEIHTVIGAGATSGGAMDASNLLKPALSGGTIRCIGSTTYKEFRNHFEKDRALLRRFQKIDVNEPTIEDTIKILTGLRTAFEEHHHVKYTPDAIKAAVELSARYINDRKLPDKAIDVIDEVGAMQMLVVPSKRKKTITPKEIEAVIATMARIPPKTVSSDDKSVLESLTTDLKRVVFGQDQAIEVLSSAIKLSRAGLRDPDKPIGNYLFSGPTGVGKTEVARQLATLLGIPLQRFDMSEYMERHSVSRLIGAPPGYVGYDQGGLLTDAVDQQPHSVLLLDEIEKAHPDLFNILLQVMDNGRLTDHHGKTVDFRNTILIMTTNAGASDMAKESIGFGELTREDVQEDAVKKLFTPEFRNRLDAIVPFGYLPPEIVARVIDKFVLQLELQLADRDVHITLDEDAKAWLTKKGYDKLYGARPMGRLMQEKIKQPLAEELLFGKLVHGGEVHVHMKDEALAFQITPAAPKKGGKKGGKAKTPEGTK, from the coding sequence ATGCCATCTTTCGCAGCCGCCCTTGAAACCACCCTGCACAATGCGCTGACCCATGCGTCGGAGCGCAAGCATGAATATGCGACGCTGGAGCATCTGCTTCTCGCGCTGATCGACGATGAACATGCGTCGAAGGTGATGCAGGCGTGCGGCGTGGAACTGGGCGAACTGGCCGATGCCGTCACTCAGTATCTCGACACCGAACTCGACAGCCTGAAGGTAGAGGGCGCCAGCGACCCCTCGCCCACCAGCGGCTTCCAGCGCGTCGTCCAGCGCGCCATCCTCCATGTCCAGTCGTCCGGCAAGGATGAGGTGACGGGCGCCAATGTCCTCGTCGCGCTCTTCTCCGAACGCGAATCCTATGCCGTCTATTTCCTGCAGCAGCAGGACATGAGCCGCCTCGATGCCGTCAGCTACATCAGCCATGGCGTCGGCAAGGGCACGCCCACGCCCGAGCGTCAGGAGACCAAGGGGGCAGCCGAGGAGGAAAAGAAGGTGCAGGACGGCAAGGGCAAAAAGGACAGTGCCTTGGAGCAGTTCACCGTCAACCTCAACGAGAAGGCGGAACGCGGCAAGGTCGATCCGCTGATCGGCCGGTCGTCGGAAGTCGACCGCACCATCCAGATCCTGTGCCGCCGTTCGAAGAACAACCCGCTCTATGTCGGTGATCCGGGCGTCGGCAAGACCGCGATCGCGGAAGGCCTGGCGCGCAAGATCGTCGAGGGCGAAGTGCCCGACGTGCTCAAGGAAGCGGTCATCTATTCGCTCGACATGGGCGCGCTGCTGGCCGGCACCCGCTATCGCGGCGATTTCGAGGAACGGCTGAAGGCGGTCGTCACCGAACTGGAAAAGATGCCGCACGCCGTCCTCTTCATCGACGAGATCCACACCGTCATCGGTGCCGGCGCGACCAGCGGCGGCGCGATGGATGCATCGAACCTGCTGAAGCCGGCCCTGTCGGGCGGGACGATCCGCTGCATCGGTTCGACCACCTACAAGGAATTCCGCAATCATTTCGAGAAGGACCGCGCGCTGCTGCGGCGCTTCCAGAAGATCGACGTGAACGAACCGACGATCGAGGACACGATCAAGATCCTGACCGGCCTGCGCACCGCGTTCGAGGAGCATCATCACGTCAAATATACGCCGGACGCGATCAAGGCGGCGGTGGAACTGTCGGCTCGCTACATCAACGACCGCAAGCTGCCGGACAAGGCGATCGACGTGATCGACGAAGTCGGCGCGATGCAGATGCTGGTGGTGCCGTCCAAGCGCAAGAAGACGATCACGCCCAAGGAGATCGAGGCGGTCATCGCCACCATGGCGCGCATCCCGCCCAAGACCGTGTCGTCGGACGACAAGAGCGTGCTGGAATCGCTGACCACCGATTTGAAGCGCGTCGTCTTCGGCCAGGATCAGGCGATCGAGGTGCTGTCGTCCGCGATCAAGCTGTCGCGCGCCGGCCTGCGCGATCCCGACAAGCCGATCGGCAACTATCTCTTCTCCGGCCCGACCGGCGTCGGCAAGACGGAGGTGGCGCGCCAGCTCGCAACCCTGCTCGGCATCCCGCTGCAGCGGTTCGACATGTCGGAATATATGGAACGCCATTCGGTCAGCCGCCTGATCGGCGCCCCTCCGGGCTATGTCGGCTATGACCAGGGTGGCCTGCTGACCGACGCTGTCGACCAGCAGCCGCACAGCGTGCTGCTGCTCGACGAGATCGAGAAGGCGCATCCCGACCTGTTCAACATCCTGCTCCAGGTGATGGACAATGGCCGCCTGACCGATCACCACGGCAAGACCGTCGATTTCCGCAACACCATCCTCATCATGACCACCAATGCCGGTGCGTCGGACATGGCGAAGGAGTCGATCGGCTTTGGCGAACTGACCCGCGAGGATGTGCAGGAAGACGCGGTGAAGAAGCTCTTCACCCCCGAATTCCGCAACCGTCTCGATGCGATCGTGCCGTTCGGCTATCTGCCGCCGGAAATCGTCGCCCGCGTCATCGACAAGTTCGTGCTGCAACTGGAACTGCAACTGGCCGACCGCGACGTCCACATCACCCTGGACGAGGACGCCAAGGCCTGGCTCACCAAGAAGGGCTATGACAAGCTCTATGGTGCGCGCCCGATGGGCCGCCTGATGCAGGAAAAGATCAAGCAGCCGCTGGCCGAGGAACTGCTGTTCGGCAAGCTGGTCCATGGCGGCGAGGTCCATGTCCATATGAAGGATGAGGCGCTCGCCTTCCAGATCACCCCCGCCGCCCCCAAGAAGGGCGGCAAGAAGGGGGGCAAGGCCAAGACGCCGGAAGGCACGAAATAA